A genomic window from Dechloromonas sp. A34 includes:
- a CDS encoding YMGG-like glycine zipper-containing protein, which yields MNLSKSFRLRACAISGGLLLGACTVMPTGPSVMVLPGTGQTFERFRDDDATCRQYAYYQVGGKSADQAAKQSAVTSAVVGTAVGAVAGAAIGGGREGAAVGAGAGLLLGSAVGSDTARSSGIGTQNQYDNAYIQCMYARGHRVPVPGNMTYSKPVRATDAGIPPPPRALHPHRPRRGKGGPRSGDAGAVRLLIRPVA from the coding sequence GTGAATCTCAGCAAATCATTCAGGCTGCGGGCCTGCGCCATTTCCGGCGGGCTCCTGCTCGGCGCCTGCACGGTGATGCCGACCGGCCCCAGTGTCATGGTCCTGCCCGGTACGGGCCAGACCTTCGAACGTTTTCGCGATGACGACGCGACGTGCCGGCAATATGCCTACTATCAGGTCGGCGGCAAGAGCGCCGATCAGGCAGCGAAGCAGTCAGCGGTGACCAGCGCCGTGGTCGGCACCGCAGTCGGTGCCGTAGCCGGTGCTGCGATCGGCGGCGGCCGGGAAGGTGCGGCGGTAGGTGCCGGCGCTGGATTGCTGCTCGGTAGCGCTGTGGGCTCCGATACCGCCCGGAGTTCAGGAATAGGCACCCAGAACCAGTACGACAACGCCTACATCCAGTGCATGTATGCCCGCGGGCACCGCGTTCCGGTACCTGGCAACATGACCTATTCGAAACCGGTAAGGGCAACCGATGCCGGCATTCCGCCGCCGCCCCGGGCGCTCCACCCCCACCGCCCCCGACGCGGTAAGGGCGGGCCGAGATCAGGCGACGCCGGCGCTGTGCGCCTGCTGATCCGCCCAGTAGCTTGA
- the lipA gene encoding lipoyl synthase, with translation MAEKGVKQKGELKTARIPIKIVPVDQPLKKPDWIRVKAGNSAGRFGEIKSMLRERKLHTVCEEATCPNIGECFGRGTATFMILGDICTRRCPFCDVGHGQPLPPNPDEPRELAESVAALKLKYVVITSVDRDDLRDGGAQHFVDVIRYTRELSPSTTIETLVPDFRGRMEVALEVLGGALPDVLNHNMETVPRLYKQARPGADYKHSLEFLKQFKARYPKTSTKSGLMVGLGETDEEILDVMRDLRAHDVEMLTIGQYLAPTGHHLPVSRYVHPDIFKMYEEEAKKMGFTGAACAPMVRSSYWADQQAHSAGVA, from the coding sequence ATGGCTGAAAAAGGCGTCAAACAAAAAGGCGAACTGAAAACCGCACGCATCCCCATCAAGATCGTGCCGGTCGACCAGCCCCTGAAAAAACCGGACTGGATTCGCGTCAAGGCCGGCAATAGCGCCGGGCGCTTCGGCGAAATCAAGTCCATGCTGCGCGAGCGCAAGCTGCACACCGTCTGCGAGGAAGCCACCTGCCCCAACATCGGCGAATGCTTCGGCCGCGGCACGGCAACCTTCATGATCCTCGGCGACATCTGCACCCGGCGCTGCCCGTTCTGCGACGTCGGCCACGGCCAGCCCCTGCCGCCGAACCCGGACGAGCCACGCGAACTAGCCGAATCGGTCGCCGCCCTGAAACTCAAGTATGTCGTGATCACCAGCGTCGACCGCGACGACCTTCGCGACGGCGGCGCCCAACACTTCGTGGACGTCATCCGCTATACCCGCGAACTGTCGCCGAGCACCACCATCGAAACCCTGGTTCCCGATTTCCGCGGCCGCATGGAAGTGGCCCTGGAAGTCCTCGGCGGCGCCCTGCCCGACGTCCTGAACCACAACATGGAAACCGTGCCCCGCCTCTACAAGCAGGCGCGCCCCGGCGCCGACTACAAGCACTCGCTGGAATTCCTCAAGCAGTTCAAGGCGCGCTACCCGAAGACTTCCACCAAGTCCGGCCTGATGGTCGGCCTCGGCGAAACCGACGAGGAAATCCTCGACGTCATGCGCGACCTGCGCGCCCACGACGTCGAAATGCTGACCATCGGCCAGTACCTGGCGCCGACCGGCCATCACCTGCCGGTGTCGCGCTACGTCCATCCCGACATCTTCAAGATGTACGAAGAAGAAGCCAAGAAAATGGGCTTCACTGGCGCCGCCTGCGCACCGATGGTGCGTTCAAGCTACTGGGCGGATCAGCAGGCGCACAGCGCCGGCGTCGCCTGA
- the lipB gene encoding lipoyl(octanoyl) transferase LipB, with the protein MLVKRLGQVDYAPTFQAMQDFTARRTADTPDELWIVEHPPVYTLGQAGKPEHILKDVGIPIVKIDRGGQVTYHGPGQVVIYLLLNLPRLKIKVRELVTAIEQAVIDLLAEYAVIAERRDGAPGVYVGDAKVAALGLRIRNGCSYHGVSLNVDMDLSPFTAINPCGYAGLKVVQTADLNIPLTAHEAGERLSHYLLQQLDKQHG; encoded by the coding sequence CTGCTGGTCAAACGGCTCGGTCAAGTCGACTATGCGCCGACCTTCCAGGCCATGCAGGACTTCACGGCCAGGCGGACGGCCGATACGCCGGACGAACTGTGGATCGTCGAACATCCGCCGGTCTATACGCTCGGCCAGGCCGGCAAGCCGGAACACATTCTCAAGGATGTCGGCATCCCCATCGTCAAGATCGACCGTGGCGGCCAGGTCACCTACCATGGTCCGGGCCAGGTCGTGATCTACCTGCTACTCAACCTGCCGCGCCTGAAGATCAAGGTGCGGGAACTGGTCACCGCCATCGAGCAGGCGGTCATCGATCTGCTGGCCGAATACGCCGTCATCGCCGAGCGCCGCGACGGAGCTCCCGGCGTTTATGTCGGCGATGCCAAGGTGGCCGCGCTCGGACTGCGTATCCGCAACGGTTGCAGCTACCACGGCGTTTCGCTCAATGTCGATATGGATCTTTCCCCATTTACGGCGATCAACCCCTGCGGCTATGCTGGCCTGAAAGTCGTGCAGACCGCCGATCTCAACATTCCGCTCACCGCTCACGAGGCCGGCGAGCGACTCTCTCATTACTTGCTACAGCAACTGGATAAACAACATGGCTGA
- a CDS encoding YbeD family protein, with the protein MASYKDTLLEFPCEFPLKIMGKAEDTLAQVVLEIVTLHAPDFDGATMEMRASSGGNYVSLTCTVIARSKPQLDALYTDLSGHPLIKVVL; encoded by the coding sequence ATGGCTTCGTACAAGGACACGCTCCTCGAATTTCCCTGCGAATTTCCCCTGAAGATCATGGGCAAGGCGGAGGACACGCTCGCCCAGGTGGTGCTCGAGATCGTCACCCTGCACGCGCCCGATTTCGACGGTGCCACCATGGAGATGCGCGCCAGTTCGGGCGGCAACTACGTCAGCCTGACGTGCACGGTCATCGCCCGCTCCAAGCCACAACTCGATGCGCTATATACGGACCTCAGTGGTCACCCGCTGATCAAAGTAGTGCTGTGA
- a CDS encoding D-amino acid aminotransferase yields MTPFVADPVYLNGQFLPLAEAGISPLDRGFLYGDGVYEVIPVYSRQPFRIEEHLRRLEATLAGIRLANPLSLGDWKAVVEKLIAAAPWEDQSIYLQVTRGADDKRDHAFPPASVTPTSLAFASPLVTTPADVRARGVAAITVADQRWARCDLKVISLLANVLARQQAVEEGCAEALLIRDSFLKEGAASNIFVVKDGVVLAPPKTQQMLPGITYDVILELAEQHGQALVVREISEGELRAADEVWMTSSTKEILAITTLDGALVGTGQPGPVGERMWQWYQDFKNTVMRKG; encoded by the coding sequence ATGACCCCATTCGTCGCCGATCCCGTTTATCTGAACGGCCAGTTCCTGCCGCTGGCCGAGGCCGGCATTTCGCCGCTCGACCGGGGTTTTCTCTATGGCGACGGGGTCTATGAAGTCATTCCGGTCTATTCCCGGCAGCCGTTCCGGATCGAGGAACATCTGCGGCGACTGGAGGCGACCCTGGCCGGCATCCGCCTGGCCAACCCGCTCTCCCTTGGCGACTGGAAAGCCGTCGTCGAGAAACTGATCGCGGCAGCACCCTGGGAAGATCAGTCGATCTACCTGCAAGTCACGCGCGGCGCCGACGACAAGCGCGACCACGCCTTCCCGCCGGCCTCGGTCACCCCGACCAGCCTCGCCTTCGCCTCGCCATTGGTGACCACGCCGGCCGACGTCCGGGCCCGGGGCGTCGCCGCCATCACCGTCGCCGACCAGCGTTGGGCGCGCTGCGACCTCAAGGTCATCTCGCTGCTGGCCAATGTCCTGGCTCGCCAGCAAGCGGTGGAAGAAGGCTGCGCCGAAGCCTTGCTGATCCGTGACAGCTTTCTGAAAGAAGGGGCTGCCTCGAACATCTTCGTCGTCAAGGACGGCGTCGTGCTGGCCCCGCCCAAGACCCAGCAGATGCTGCCCGGCATCACGTACGACGTGATTCTCGAACTGGCCGAGCAGCATGGCCAGGCGCTGGTGGTTCGCGAAATCAGCGAAGGGGAACTTCGCGCCGCCGACGAGGTCTGGATGACCTCATCGACCAAGGAAATCCTGGCCATCACCACCCTCGACGGCGCCCTCGTCGGCACCGGCCAGCCCGGACCGGTCGGCGAGCGGATGTGGCAGTGGTACCAGGACTTCAAGAACACCGTAATGCGCAAAGGCTGA
- a CDS encoding D-alanyl-D-alanine carboxypeptidase family protein: MSLFRLIFLFAVSHFFAAQALAQQLPVPPSLAAKSWLLLEIGSGQVLSAEKPDERLEPASLTKLMTAYLTFSAIRQKTIALNQSLPVSQKAWKTGGSKMFVRVDTQVPVEDLIKGMIVQSGNDACVTLAEGIAGSEENFAQMMNREAQRLGMKNSHFMNSTGLPDQQHYTTARDLSILASALIRDFPEDYKKYYSMKEFRYNNITQPNRNRLLWIDPTVDGVKTGHTEAAGYCLISSAMRDKRRLLSVVLGTSSDSARATESLKLLNWGFLSYDAVSLYTKEQAVSTLRVWKGAQSQVKAGFNADLIIAVPKGYADKIQAQFIAQQPLMAPVQAGQKVGIVKVSIDGKVYSEYPVAALENVPLAGIFGRTVDSVKLWFN, encoded by the coding sequence ATGTCGCTGTTTCGCCTGATTTTCCTCTTTGCCGTGAGCCACTTTTTCGCCGCTCAGGCCCTTGCCCAGCAGTTGCCCGTTCCCCCGTCACTGGCCGCCAAATCGTGGCTGCTGCTCGAAATCGGCTCCGGCCAGGTGCTCAGCGCCGAAAAGCCGGACGAGCGCCTGGAACCGGCCTCGCTGACCAAGCTGATGACCGCCTACCTGACCTTCTCGGCCATCCGCCAGAAGACCATCGCCCTCAACCAGTCCCTGCCCGTCTCGCAAAAAGCCTGGAAGACCGGCGGCTCCAAGATGTTCGTCCGGGTCGACACCCAGGTTCCGGTCGAAGACCTGATCAAGGGCATGATCGTCCAGTCCGGCAATGACGCCTGCGTCACGCTGGCCGAGGGCATCGCCGGCAGCGAGGAAAACTTCGCGCAGATGATGAACCGCGAAGCCCAACGCCTGGGTATGAAAAACAGCCACTTCATGAACTCCACCGGCCTGCCCGACCAGCAGCACTACACCACGGCACGTGACCTCTCGATCCTGGCCAGTGCGCTGATCCGCGACTTCCCCGAGGACTACAAGAAGTACTACTCGATGAAGGAATTCCGCTACAACAACATCACCCAGCCCAACCGCAACCGCCTGCTCTGGATCGACCCCACGGTCGATGGCGTGAAGACCGGCCACACCGAGGCCGCCGGCTATTGCCTGATCTCCTCGGCCATGCGCGACAAACGCCGCCTGCTCTCGGTGGTGCTCGGCACCAGTTCGGATTCCGCCCGCGCCACCGAATCGCTGAAGCTGCTCAACTGGGGCTTCCTGTCCTACGATGCCGTCTCGCTGTATACCAAGGAGCAGGCCGTTTCGACCTTGCGCGTCTGGAAGGGCGCGCAGAGCCAAGTCAAGGCCGGCTTCAACGCTGACCTGATCATTGCCGTGCCGAAAGGCTACGCTGACAAGATCCAGGCCCAGTTCATCGCGCAGCAACCGTTGATGGCGCCGGTTCAGGCCGGCCAGAAAGTCGGCATTGTGAAAGTCAGCATCGACGGCAAGGTTTACAGCGAATATCCGGTTGCCGCTCTTGAAAATGTGCCGCTCGCCGGCATCTTCGGACGTACCGTCGATTCCGTGAAACTCTGGTTCAACTGA
- a CDS encoding LysR family transcriptional regulator, translating to MTPLNYKHLHYFWVVAQEGSITRAAERLGVAVQTISGQLSVLERQLGKALFNSQGRGLVLSEAGRVALGYADQIFQLGDALVDAVQSSDSESTLRLRAGISDGIPKLLAYRLLSKVTEMPADVRLICDEGEFETLLADLALHHLDVVLTDRAAPVGGNLKVFSSRLGDFATGLFAAPQLVARYSKEFPKSLDGAPLLLPTRHNALRNRIDRWLESTGVRPKIVGEFEDSALLNTFGRGGLGIFPAPLALADQIASQLNAQPLGPMSGVSEQIYAISNERRIRHPAIEVLCATEPQGASEPGV from the coding sequence ATGACACCACTCAATTACAAGCATCTCCACTACTTCTGGGTTGTCGCCCAGGAAGGCAGCATTACGCGCGCCGCCGAACGCCTTGGCGTTGCCGTGCAGACAATCAGCGGCCAACTCTCCGTCCTTGAACGCCAGCTCGGCAAGGCCTTGTTCAACAGCCAGGGGCGGGGGCTGGTCTTGAGCGAAGCCGGGCGGGTGGCGCTCGGTTACGCCGACCAGATCTTCCAGTTGGGAGACGCTCTGGTCGATGCCGTACAGAGCAGCGATAGCGAATCGACCCTGCGGCTGCGTGCCGGCATCTCCGACGGCATTCCCAAGCTGCTCGCCTATCGTCTGCTCTCGAAAGTCACCGAGATGCCAGCCGATGTCCGGCTGATTTGCGACGAGGGTGAGTTCGAAACCCTGCTCGCCGACCTTGCGTTACACCACCTCGATGTCGTGCTGACCGACCGTGCAGCACCGGTCGGCGGCAACCTGAAGGTATTCAGCTCGCGGCTGGGCGATTTCGCCACCGGCCTGTTCGCCGCGCCACAACTGGTCGCCCGCTACAGCAAGGAATTTCCGAAAAGCCTGGATGGCGCCCCGCTACTGCTCCCGACCCGGCACAACGCGCTACGCAACCGGATCGACCGCTGGCTGGAAAGTACCGGTGTTCGCCCGAAAATCGTCGGCGAATTCGAGGACAGTGCCTTGCTCAACACCTTCGGCCGTGGGGGGCTTGGCATTTTTCCCGCCCCGCTGGCCCTGGCCGACCAGATCGCCAGCCAGCTCAATGCCCAGCCCCTGGGCCCGATGAGCGGCGTCAGCGAACAGATCTACGCCATCTCCAACGAACGGCGCATTCGCCACCCGGCCATCGAGGTCCTTTGCGCCACGGAGCCCCAGGGTGCCAGCGAGCCGGGGGTATAA
- the htpX gene encoding protease HtpX: MKRVLLFLATNLAVMLVLSVVTSLLGVNKFLTANGLNLGMLLAFSAVIGFGGSFISLLMSKTMAKWSTGARVIESPSSSTEVWLLDTVARLAERAQLPMPEVAIYDGEPNAFATGASKNSSLVAVSTGLLQSMTREEAEAVLAHEVAHIANGDMVTLTLIQGVVNTFVIFLSRVVGYLVDSFLRRNDQESSGPGIGYMVTSFICEIVFGILASIIVAWFSRRREFRADAGAAQLMRSPLPMQNALRRLGSLHTEPLPQSMAASGIAGGQGWMALFSTHPPLEERIAALDQAR; this comes from the coding sequence ATGAAACGCGTTTTACTCTTCCTTGCTACCAACCTGGCCGTCATGCTGGTCCTCAGTGTGGTCACCAGCCTGCTCGGCGTCAATAAATTCCTTACCGCCAACGGTCTCAACCTTGGCATGCTGCTCGCCTTCTCGGCGGTGATCGGCTTCGGCGGCTCCTTCATTTCGCTGCTGATGTCGAAGACCATGGCCAAGTGGAGCACCGGGGCGCGTGTCATCGAATCGCCGAGCAGTTCGACCGAAGTCTGGCTACTCGATACCGTCGCCCGTCTGGCCGAGCGCGCCCAGTTGCCGATGCCGGAAGTGGCGATCTACGACGGCGAGCCGAACGCCTTCGCTACCGGGGCGAGCAAGAACAGCTCGCTGGTCGCGGTGTCCACCGGCCTGCTGCAAAGCATGACGCGCGAGGAAGCCGAGGCCGTGCTGGCGCACGAGGTTGCTCACATCGCCAACGGCGACATGGTGACCCTGACCCTGATCCAGGGTGTGGTCAATACTTTCGTGATCTTCCTGTCGCGGGTCGTCGGCTACCTGGTCGATTCCTTCCTGCGCCGCAACGATCAGGAAAGCAGTGGCCCGGGCATTGGCTACATGGTGACCAGCTTCATCTGCGAAATTGTCTTCGGCATCCTGGCTAGCATCATCGTTGCTTGGTTCTCTCGCCGTCGCGAGTTCCGCGCCGATGCCGGCGCCGCCCAACTGATGCGTTCGCCGTTGCCGATGCAGAACGCGCTGCGTCGTCTGGGCAGCCTGCATACCGAGCCGCTGCCGCAAAGCATGGCGGCCTCCGGCATTGCCGGCGGCCAGGGCTGGATGGCCTTGTTCTCGACCCACCCGCCGCTCGAAGAGCGGATTGCCGCGCTTGACCAGGCGCGATGA
- a CDS encoding TolC family protein produces MSATLAFAEPTYDLAGLETLAMASSRSVLAARDQITAARHALDSAAAFPNPELEYLSGTARGRNPGAATGDARSLALTQPLDMPWRRTARIGSAEAGLEATTATVRAFEADLLARLRSRYFEVLRREAEVKNAREDVALVESVRSRIALRVETGDAARFELIKADAELLNAQKTAQAAGFRVEQARSQLRQAVGNALPAEFALTGRLGQVPEVPPLASLSQQVGQMSPDLVRARAETVRAQRQLDLERAQRWPSVALKASIDEDPDVRASKLGVVVSIPLWDRRRGPVGEAAAQLARARNELAAQEFSLGQTLEVAYQQYEIAEAMVTALESGIVKQAESALKVAEAAYRFGERGFLDVLDAQRVYRAARAELIAARYELATAWVDIERLRATPGGTKE; encoded by the coding sequence TTGAGCGCCACGCTGGCGTTTGCTGAACCGACCTACGACCTGGCCGGGCTGGAAACGCTGGCCATGGCGTCCAGCCGCTCGGTGCTGGCGGCACGCGACCAGATCACGGCGGCGCGCCATGCGCTCGATAGCGCGGCTGCCTTTCCCAATCCCGAATTGGAGTATTTGAGCGGTACGGCGCGCGGGCGCAATCCCGGTGCCGCGACCGGCGATGCGCGCAGCCTGGCGCTGACCCAGCCGCTCGACATGCCGTGGCGGCGGACTGCCCGGATCGGTAGTGCCGAGGCCGGGCTGGAGGCGACGACGGCAACCGTTCGCGCTTTCGAGGCCGACCTCCTGGCCCGCCTGCGCAGCCGCTATTTCGAGGTGCTGCGCCGTGAGGCGGAGGTGAAGAACGCTCGTGAAGACGTTGCCTTGGTCGAGAGTGTGCGCTCACGTATCGCATTGCGGGTCGAAACCGGTGACGCTGCCCGTTTCGAACTGATCAAGGCCGATGCGGAGTTGCTCAACGCCCAGAAAACGGCGCAGGCGGCGGGTTTTCGCGTCGAACAAGCGCGCTCCCAACTGCGTCAGGCGGTCGGTAATGCGTTACCCGCCGAATTCGCACTGACCGGCCGTCTCGGCCAGGTGCCGGAGGTGCCGCCGCTGGCCAGTCTAAGCCAGCAAGTGGGTCAAATGAGCCCGGACTTGGTGCGCGCCCGCGCCGAAACGGTGCGGGCTCAACGCCAGCTCGATCTCGAAAGGGCGCAGCGCTGGCCGAGTGTAGCGCTCAAGGCAAGCATTGATGAGGATCCGGATGTTCGTGCCTCGAAGCTCGGCGTCGTCGTTTCGATTCCGCTCTGGGATCGCCGGCGCGGCCCGGTTGGTGAAGCGGCAGCGCAGCTGGCACGGGCCCGCAATGAACTGGCCGCCCAGGAGTTCTCGCTCGGCCAGACCCTGGAAGTCGCCTACCAACAGTACGAAATTGCCGAGGCCATGGTGACCGCGCTCGAATCGGGCATCGTCAAGCAGGCGGAGTCGGCGCTGAAAGTGGCGGAGGCCGCCTATCGCTTCGGCGAGCGCGGCTTCCTCGACGTGCTCGATGCCCAGCGCGTGTATCGGGCGGCACGTGCGGAACTGATTGCCGCCCGCTATGAACTGGCCACGGCCTGGGTGGATATCGAAAGACTACGGGCGACCCCCGGTGGAACAAAAGAATGA
- a CDS encoding efflux RND transporter periplasmic adaptor subunit, with translation MKKTLIMILAAALLAGCNKDDSKAAAPQVADPALVTPAPELLAQLKLAEVSSQPIGETLRVAGHIDFDEQRLARIGATVTGRVTQIDALLGKEVQKGEVLARLNSSELSSQQLVYLKARAQLELNRRNAERAKALFDADVIGAAELQRRESEYQISVAETRAAADQLQLLGVSPTAIDRLGRHGAVDSVTPVVATLSGVVVERKLAQGQVVQPADALFVVADLSRLWAVAQVPEQQVSQVKAGQSVSIEVPALGNEKLVGKLIYVGQTINPETRTVLVRTELDNRDGRLKPAMLASMLIEAKPVERLVVPAGAVVRENDEDHVFVAEGEGVFRLLKVKLGVEQGGQRVVLSGLKGKEKLVVDGAFHLNNERNRKEMEGA, from the coding sequence ATGAAAAAAACTCTGATCATGATTCTGGCCGCAGCCCTGCTGGCCGGGTGCAACAAGGACGATAGCAAAGCCGCGGCCCCGCAAGTCGCCGATCCGGCCCTGGTGACCCCGGCCCCCGAGTTGCTGGCCCAACTCAAGCTGGCCGAAGTCAGCAGCCAGCCGATTGGTGAGACCTTGCGTGTCGCCGGCCATATCGATTTCGACGAGCAGCGTCTGGCCCGTATCGGGGCGACCGTTACCGGCCGCGTCACCCAGATCGACGCCCTGCTCGGCAAGGAAGTGCAAAAGGGCGAAGTGCTGGCCCGTCTGAACAGCAGCGAGCTGTCCAGCCAGCAGCTGGTCTACCTCAAGGCGCGGGCGCAACTGGAGCTGAACCGGCGCAACGCCGAGCGGGCCAAGGCGCTGTTCGATGCTGACGTGATCGGCGCCGCCGAATTGCAGCGCCGCGAAAGCGAATACCAGATCTCGGTTGCCGAGACGCGGGCCGCGGCCGACCAGCTGCAATTGCTGGGTGTCAGCCCGACCGCGATCGATCGTCTGGGCCGACATGGCGCTGTCGATTCGGTGACCCCGGTCGTCGCGACACTCAGTGGCGTGGTCGTAGAGCGCAAGCTGGCCCAGGGCCAAGTCGTGCAGCCGGCCGATGCCCTGTTCGTCGTCGCCGACCTGTCGCGACTGTGGGCAGTGGCTCAGGTCCCGGAGCAACAGGTCAGCCAGGTCAAGGCCGGGCAATCGGTCAGTATCGAAGTGCCGGCGCTGGGTAATGAAAAATTGGTCGGCAAGCTGATCTACGTTGGTCAGACGATCAACCCGGAAACGCGGACCGTCCTCGTCCGCACCGAACTCGATAATCGCGATGGCCGCCTGAAACCCGCCATGCTGGCTTCGATGTTGATCGAGGCGAAGCCGGTCGAACGACTGGTTGTACCGGCTGGAGCCGTGGTTCGCGAAAACGATGAAGACCATGTCTTTGTCGCCGAGGGGGAGGGGGTCTTCCGTTTGCTCAAGGTCAAGCTCGGTGTCGAGCAGGGTGGCCAGCGTGTCGTGCTGTCCGGGCTCAAGGGCAAGGAAAAACTGGTCGTCGACGGCGCCTTTCATTTGAACAACGAGCGTAACCGCAAGGAAATGGAGGGCGCGTGA